Proteins encoded together in one uncultured Fusobacterium sp. window:
- the purH gene encoding bifunctional phosphoribosylaminoimidazolecarboxamide formyltransferase/IMP cyclohydrolase has product MKRALISVFDKNGVLDFANFLVKHGVEIISTGGTYKHLKENGVPVIEVAEVTGAPEMLDGRVKTLHPVIHGGILAIRDNAEHMATIKERGISTIDMVVVNLYPFFKKVNEDLTFEEKVEFIDIGGPTMLRSAAKSFKDVVVISDTADYETVMKEMEAGEVTFETRKRLAGKVFNLTSAYDAAISQFLLGDEMPKYLNASYEKVMDLRYGENPHQKAAYYVSTTDTGAMKDFEQLNGKELSFNNLRDMDVAWRTVCEFTEPACCGLKHSTPCGAAIADNVYDAYVKAYECDPVSIFGGIVALNKTVDEATAKEMVKIFLEIVIAPDFTPEALEVLKTKKNLRVIKCHHTPQDKINMVKVDGGLLVQDEDLSFSTNYEAVTEKAPTAEEMENLIFGMKIVKHVKSNAIVVVKDKMAVGIGNGETNRIWPTQQAIERAGERIEGAILASDAFFPFRDVVDTCAKAGIKAIIQPGGSIRDKESIDACNEHGISMVFTGMRHFKH; this is encoded by the coding sequence ATGAAAAGAGCATTAATATCAGTTTTTGATAAAAATGGTGTATTAGATTTTGCTAATTTCTTAGTAAAACATGGAGTAGAAATAATTTCAACTGGAGGAACATATAAACATCTTAAAGAAAATGGAGTGCCTGTTATAGAAGTTGCTGAAGTAACTGGAGCACCTGAAATGTTAGATGGTAGAGTAAAAACTTTACATCCAGTAATTCACGGAGGAATCCTTGCTATAAGAGATAATGCTGAACATATGGCAACTATTAAAGAAAGAGGAATATCTACTATTGATATGGTAGTAGTTAACCTATACCCATTCTTTAAAAAAGTAAATGAAGATCTTACATTTGAAGAAAAAGTAGAGTTCATTGATATTGGAGGACCTACAATGTTAAGATCTGCTGCTAAATCTTTCAAAGACGTAGTAGTAATCAGTGATACTGCTGACTATGAAACAGTTATGAAAGAGATGGAAGCTGGAGAAGTTACTTTTGAAACTAGAAAAAGACTTGCAGGAAAAGTATTTAACTTAACTTCTGCTTATGATGCAGCTATTTCTCAATTCCTATTAGGAGATGAAATGCCTAAATACTTAAATGCATCTTATGAAAAAGTAATGGATTTAAGATATGGAGAAAACCCTCATCAAAAAGCTGCTTACTATGTATCAACTACTGATACTGGAGCTATGAAAGATTTTGAACAATTAAATGGAAAAGAACTTTCTTTCAACAACTTAAGAGATATGGACGTAGCTTGGAGAACTGTATGCGAATTTACAGAACCAGCTTGTTGTGGACTTAAACACTCAACTCCATGTGGAGCTGCTATAGCTGACAATGTATATGATGCATATGTTAAAGCTTATGAATGTGATCCAGTATCTATATTTGGAGGAATAGTAGCATTAAATAAAACTGTTGATGAAGCAACTGCTAAAGAAATGGTTAAAATATTCCTAGAAATAGTTATCGCTCCTGATTTCACACCAGAAGCACTAGAAGTTTTAAAAACTAAGAAAAATCTAAGAGTTATTAAATGTCACCACACTCCACAAGATAAGATCAATATGGTTAAAGTTGATGGAGGACTTTTAGTTCAAGATGAAGATTTAAGTTTCTCAACTAACTATGAAGCAGTAACTGAAAAAGCTCCTACTGCTGAAGAAATGGAAAACTTAATTTTCGGAATGAAAATAGTAAAACATGTTAAATCAAATGCTATTGTAGTAGTAAAAGATAAAATGGCTGTAGGAATTGGAAATGGAGAAACAAATAGAATATGGCCAACTCAACAAGCTATTGAAAGAGCTGGAGAAAGAATAGAAGGAGCTATCCTTGCTTCTGACGCATTCTTCCCATTTAGAGATGTTGTAGATACTTGTGCTAAAGCTGGAATTAAAGCTATAATTCAACCAGGTGGATCTATTAGAGATAAAGAATCTATTGATGCTTGTAACGAACATGGAATTTCAATGGTATTCACAGGAATGAGACATTTCAAACACTAA
- the purN gene encoding phosphoribosylglycinamide formyltransferase, with translation MFKIAVMVSGGGSNLQSIIDKSKSGELNCEIACVIGDRPCYGVERAAEHGIESCVIDRKIYKKELCKEIDKVLSTKGVELIVLAGFLSIIDEEFVNKWKGRIINIHPSLLPKFGGPGMYGIKVHEAVLAAGEKESGCTVHYVDTGVDSGEIILQVKVPVLEGDTPEVLQKRVLVEEHKLLPNSIAKIISERQ, from the coding sequence ATGTTTAAGATAGCAGTAATGGTATCAGGTGGAGGAAGTAATCTTCAATCTATAATAGATAAAAGTAAAAGTGGAGAACTTAACTGCGAGATAGCTTGTGTTATTGGAGATAGACCATGTTATGGAGTGGAAAGAGCAGCAGAACATGGAATAGAAAGTTGTGTAATAGATAGAAAAATCTATAAAAAAGAACTTTGTAAAGAGATAGATAAGGTACTTTCTACAAAGGGAGTAGAACTTATAGTTCTAGCTGGATTCCTTTCTATAATTGATGAGGAGTTTGTAAATAAATGGAAGGGTAGAATAATCAATATTCACCCTTCACTACTTCCAAAATTTGGTGGTCCTGGAATGTATGGTATAAAAGTACATGAAGCAGTTCTTGCAGCAGGAGAAAAGGAAAGTGGTTGCACAGTTCACTATGTAGATACTGGAGTGGACAGTGGAGAGATAATTTTACAAGTAAAAGTACCAGTATTAGAAGGGGATACTCCTGAAGTACTACAAAAGAGAGTTCTTGTAGAGGAGCATAAACTTCTACCAAATTCAATAGCTAAAATAATATCTGAAAGACAATAA
- the purM gene encoding phosphoribosylformylglycinamidine cyclo-ligase: protein MAISYKEAGVDKEEGYRAVELMKKAVAKTQNNHVLNGLGSFGAMYELGKYENPVLVSGTDGVGTKLEVALTSKKYDTVGIDAVAMCVNDVLCHGAQPIFFLDYLACGKLDAEVAAELVSGVAEGCYQAGAALIGGETAEMPGFYKVGDYDIAGFCVGAVEKSKIVNGSTTTEGDILIAIPSSGVHSNGFSLVRKVITDYTKEYNGKPISETLLTPTKIYVKAVMSVLEKFNVKGMAHITGGGLPENLPRTISEGHQPVVFKDKVRVLDIFKYIQKEGGIAEDEMYGTFNMGVGFVLVVAPEDKDGVIAELAKHGEEAYEIGYVQKGDKGLCLR, encoded by the coding sequence ATGGCAATTTCTTATAAAGAAGCTGGAGTAGATAAAGAAGAAGGATACAGAGCAGTAGAATTAATGAAAAAGGCAGTAGCAAAAACTCAAAATAACCATGTATTAAATGGACTTGGAAGTTTTGGTGCTATGTATGAATTAGGAAAATATGAAAACCCTGTTTTAGTATCAGGAACTGACGGAGTAGGAACAAAATTAGAAGTAGCTCTTACTTCAAAAAAATATGATACAGTAGGAATTGACGCAGTAGCAATGTGTGTAAATGACGTACTATGCCACGGAGCACAACCAATATTTTTCCTTGACTATTTAGCTTGTGGAAAATTAGATGCAGAAGTAGCTGCTGAATTAGTTTCAGGAGTTGCAGAAGGATGTTATCAAGCAGGAGCTGCTTTAATTGGTGGAGAAACTGCTGAAATGCCTGGATTCTATAAAGTAGGAGATTATGATATAGCTGGATTCTGTGTAGGAGCAGTTGAAAAATCTAAAATAGTAAATGGAAGCACTACAACTGAAGGAGATATCCTTATAGCTATCCCATCTTCAGGAGTTCACAGCAATGGATTCTCATTAGTAAGAAAAGTTATTACTGACTATACAAAAGAATATAATGGAAAACCTATTAGTGAAACACTATTAACACCAACAAAAATTTATGTTAAAGCTGTAATGTCAGTTCTTGAAAAATTCAATGTTAAAGGAATGGCTCACATAACAGGTGGAGGACTTCCTGAAAACTTACCAAGAACAATAAGTGAAGGACATCAACCAGTAGTATTTAAAGATAAAGTAAGAGTACTTGATATCTTCAAATATATCCAAAAAGAAGGTGGAATTGCTGAAGATGAAATGTACGGAACATTCAACATGGGAGTTGGATTTGTACTTGTAGTAGCTCCTGAAGATAAAGATGGAGTTATAGCTGAACTTGCAAAACATGGAGAAGAAGCATATGAAATAGGATATGTTCAAAAGGGAGATAAAGGTTTATGTTTAAGATAG
- the purF gene encoding amidophosphoribosyltransferase, which produces MICTEEMLAKDKMEEECGVFGIYCKENKEVSQMCYYAMYALQHRGQESAGITVLNDGKLSSYKGMGLTADVFTEEILNQLQGNAAIAHVRYSSFKDNKIENAQPIESKFKLGQIAVAHNGNLTNSKVIRELLEDGGATFTSTSDSEVVIKMIARKAADGLEEAIKAAVSAVKGAYAFVMLADKKLIGIRDPYGIRPLCIGTNEAGDYFLASESCAIDAIGGHIVRDVEAGEMVIIDDNGIKSIKFAENKNIAPCSFEHIYFARPDSTIDGINVYQARVEAGKLLAKQCKVEADIVIGVPDSGVPAAIGYAEESGIPYAMGLIKNKYIARTFIKPVQSLREQAVMVKLNPLRIQLEGKRVVVVDDSLVRGTTSKILIEIIRRAGAKEVHFRSASPAVMHPCFYGVDIAHRKELIAARMSVEEIRQEINADTLDYLSLDNMLTSLKSNNFCVGCFNGVYPMSTPAEEE; this is translated from the coding sequence ATGATTTGTACTGAAGAAATGTTAGCTAAAGACAAAATGGAAGAGGAATGTGGAGTATTCGGAATTTACTGTAAAGAAAATAAAGAAGTTTCACAAATGTGTTACTATGCAATGTATGCTCTACAACATAGAGGACAAGAAAGTGCAGGAATCACAGTTTTAAATGATGGAAAACTTTCTAGTTACAAGGGAATGGGACTTACAGCTGATGTATTTACAGAGGAAATATTAAATCAATTACAAGGAAATGCAGCTATTGCTCATGTAAGATACTCTTCTTTTAAAGATAATAAAATAGAAAATGCACAACCTATTGAAAGTAAATTTAAATTAGGGCAAATAGCAGTTGCTCACAATGGTAATTTAACAAATAGTAAAGTTATAAGAGAACTATTAGAAGATGGAGGAGCTACATTTACTTCAACTTCTGACTCTGAAGTAGTTATTAAAATGATAGCTAGAAAAGCTGCTGATGGTTTAGAAGAAGCTATAAAAGCAGCAGTTTCAGCAGTAAAAGGTGCTTATGCCTTTGTAATGTTAGCAGATAAAAAACTTATAGGAATAAGAGATCCATATGGAATTAGACCTCTATGTATTGGAACAAATGAAGCTGGAGATTATTTCTTAGCTTCTGAATCATGTGCAATAGATGCTATCGGGGGACACATTGTAAGAGATGTTGAAGCTGGAGAGATGGTAATTATTGATGATAATGGAATTAAATCTATCAAATTTGCTGAAAATAAAAATATAGCTCCTTGCTCATTTGAACACATCTATTTTGCAAGACCTGATAGTACAATAGATGGTATCAATGTATATCAAGCTAGAGTTGAAGCTGGAAAATTATTAGCAAAACAATGCAAAGTAGAAGCTGATATAGTAATTGGAGTTCCTGATTCAGGAGTACCAGCAGCTATTGGATATGCAGAAGAAAGTGGAATCCCTTATGCTATGGGACTTATTAAAAATAAATATATAGCTAGAACATTTATTAAACCTGTTCAAAGCTTAAGAGAACAAGCTGTAATGGTAAAACTTAACCCATTAAGAATCCAACTTGAAGGAAAAAGAGTTGTAGTAGTAGATGACTCTCTAGTAAGAGGAACTACAAGTAAAATTCTTATTGAAATTATAAGAAGAGCTGGAGCAAAAGAAGTTCACTTTAGATCAGCATCTCCAGCAGTTATGCACCCTTGTTTCTATGGAGTAGATATTGCTCATAGAAAAGAACTTATTGCAGCTAGAATGTCTGTTGAAGAGATAAGACAAGAGATAAATGCAGACACATTAGATTATCTATCATTAGATAATATGTTAACATCTCTAAAGAGTAATAACTTCTGTGTAGGATGTTTCAATGGAGTATATCCAATGAGTACACCTGCTGAAGAGGAATAA
- the purE gene encoding 5-(carboxyamino)imidazole ribonucleotide mutase, producing MKVAIIFGSKSDTEKMRGAANCLKEFGIEYSAHVLSAHRVPEKLEETLEMLENTGYEVIIAGAGLAAHLPGVIASKTVLPVIGVPIEAAFDGMDALLSIVQMPKSIPVATVGVNNSYNAGMLAVQMLSLKSPELKAKLVQFRKDMKAKFIADNEGGVDL from the coding sequence ATGAAAGTTGCTATAATTTTTGGAAGCAAATCAGATACAGAAAAAATGAGAGGAGCTGCAAATTGTTTGAAAGAGTTTGGAATTGAATATTCAGCACATGTTCTTTCAGCACACAGAGTTCCAGAAAAATTAGAAGAAACATTAGAAATGTTAGAAAATACAGGTTATGAAGTAATAATAGCAGGTGCAGGACTTGCTGCTCATCTTCCAGGTGTTATAGCTTCTAAAACTGTACTTCCTGTAATTGGAGTACCTATTGAAGCTGCTTTTGATGGAATGGATGCATTATTATCAATAGTACAAATGCCTAAATCTATACCAGTAGCAACAGTTGGAGTAAATAACTCATATAATGCTGGAATGTTAGCAGTACAAATGTTATCTTTAAAATCACCAGAATTAAAAGCAAAACTTGTTCAATTTAGAAAAGATATGAAAGCTAAATTTATAGCTGATAACGAAGGTGGAGTAGATCTATAA
- a CDS encoding phosphoribosylformylglycinamidine synthase, producing MNYRIYVEKKNGFDLEAKRLENELKESFQGIKLSKVRLLNCYDVFNIEEAELAEAKKLIFSEVVSDTVTDTLETNGAKFFAVEYLPGQFDQRADSAMQCLNLISDKNQNVVVTSGKVIILEGEISDADVEKVKKYYINPVEMREKDLVKLEIEEGEKAQDVPVFEGFISWNEEELKKFRESLGLAMTLADVKFVQEYFRDTEKREPTETEIKVLDTYWSDHCRHTTFETRIKDIVFPKSAFGETLQKAFDDYSKAREFVHGERLSKKYISLMDMATICGKEMRKSGKLDDLEVSDEINACSVYIDVDVDGKLEKWLLMFKNETHNHPTEIEPFGGASTCLGGAIRDPLSGRSYVYQAIRVTGSGNPLEKLEDTLPGKLPQKKITTGAASGYASYGNQIGLTTGHVCEIYHDGYKAKRMEVGAVVGAVPADWVRRENASKGDIVILLGGKTGRDGCGGATGSSKEHTDDSLRLCGAEVQKGNAPEERKIQRLFRNPEVTRMIKKCNDFGAGGVSVAIGELAPGLDINLDVVPTKYLGLSGTELAISESQERMAVVIEAKDKDKFIELASKENLLSTVVATVTDTNRLVLNWKGKKIVDISRDFLDTNGVTQETTVEVADITGENPLLKANYEGETLKDRWYNMLSSLNVASQKGLMEIFDATIGATTVLMPFGGKYQMTPTDVSVQKIPLLKGETDTASAITWGYNPVLSSWSQFHGGAYAVVESLAKLVSVGGDYKRVRLSFQEYFQKLGQNPVNWGKPFSALLGTIEAQRGFGIPAIGGKDSMSGTFNDIHVPPTLISFAVAPVKASVVISPEFKEAGHKLYLVKHHMLDNYMPNIEELKENFELVHENIVNGTIISAMTLKNGGIAEAVSKMTLGNRVGAKIADLGEDLFKLGYGTFVVETTKELCGKNVELLGETIAEYKVVVGDKEIDMTEGEKVWLDKLFPVFPHKTIEKVENYIWTPYENKEIIVCKNKIAKPRVLVPAFPGTNCEYDSARVFEKAGAEANILPFRNITQEYINDSIEKMVKEINNSQILMFPGGFSSGDEPDGSGKFIATVLTNPKIAEAISKFLERDGLILGICNGFQALIKSGLLPYGEIGKVTENSPTLTFNKIGRHVSQMVKTKVTSNKSPWLAGVEVGSEFEIAVSHGEGRFFANDEVIKKLFENGQVATQYVNLEGVPTNEFRFNPNGSTCAIEGITSPDGKVFGKMGHSERCGNNVFKNIIGNKDQKIFENGVKYFK from the coding sequence ATGAATTATCGTATTTATGTAGAAAAGAAAAATGGCTTTGACTTAGAAGCTAAAAGACTTGAAAATGAATTAAAAGAAAGTTTTCAAGGAATTAAACTTTCAAAAGTAAGACTTTTAAACTGTTATGATGTATTTAATATTGAAGAAGCAGAATTAGCAGAAGCTAAAAAACTTATCTTCTCTGAAGTTGTATCAGATACAGTTACAGATACTCTTGAAACAAATGGAGCAAAATTCTTTGCTGTTGAATATCTACCAGGACAATTTGACCAAAGAGCTGACTCAGCTATGCAATGTTTAAATCTAATTTCAGATAAAAACCAAAACGTAGTTGTAACAAGTGGTAAAGTAATTATTCTTGAAGGAGAAATCTCTGATGCTGATGTAGAAAAAGTTAAAAAATACTATATCAACCCTGTTGAAATGAGAGAAAAAGATCTAGTAAAACTAGAAATTGAAGAGGGAGAAAAAGCTCAAGATGTTCCAGTATTTGAAGGATTTATCTCTTGGAATGAAGAAGAATTAAAGAAATTTAGAGAATCTCTTGGACTTGCAATGACTCTTGCAGATGTAAAATTTGTTCAAGAATATTTTAGAGATACAGAAAAAAGAGAACCAACAGAAACTGAAATAAAAGTGTTAGACACTTACTGGTCAGATCACTGTAGACATACAACTTTTGAAACAAGAATTAAAGATATAGTTTTCCCTAAGAGTGCTTTTGGAGAAACTTTACAAAAAGCTTTTGATGACTATTCTAAAGCTAGAGAGTTTGTTCATGGAGAAAGATTATCTAAAAAATATATCTCTCTAATGGATATGGCTACTATCTGTGGTAAAGAAATGAGAAAAAGTGGAAAACTTGATGACTTAGAAGTATCTGATGAGATCAATGCTTGTTCAGTATATATAGATGTAGATGTAGATGGAAAACTTGAAAAATGGCTATTGATGTTTAAAAACGAAACTCATAACCATCCTACAGAGATCGAACCATTTGGAGGAGCTTCAACTTGTTTAGGAGGAGCTATTAGAGACCCATTATCAGGAAGATCTTATGTATATCAAGCTATTAGAGTAACTGGTTCAGGAAACCCATTAGAAAAATTAGAAGATACACTTCCAGGAAAATTACCTCAAAAGAAAATAACTACTGGAGCAGCAAGTGGATATGCTTCTTATGGAAACCAAATTGGACTTACAACTGGACATGTTTGTGAAATTTATCACGATGGATATAAAGCAAAAAGAATGGAAGTTGGAGCAGTAGTTGGTGCTGTACCTGCTGATTGGGTAAGAAGAGAAAATGCTTCTAAAGGAGATATAGTAATTCTTCTTGGAGGAAAAACAGGAAGAGATGGTTGTGGAGGAGCAACTGGATCTTCAAAAGAACATACAGATGATTCATTAAGACTTTGTGGTGCTGAAGTTCAAAAAGGAAATGCTCCTGAAGAGAGAAAAATCCAAAGATTATTCAGAAACCCTGAAGTTACAAGAATGATTAAAAAATGTAATGACTTCGGTGCTGGAGGGGTATCAGTTGCAATTGGAGAACTTGCTCCTGGATTAGATATCAACCTAGACGTAGTACCTACTAAATATCTTGGATTAAGTGGTACTGAACTTGCTATATCTGAATCACAAGAAAGAATGGCAGTTGTAATCGAAGCTAAAGACAAAGATAAATTTATAGAACTTGCTTCTAAAGAAAACTTACTATCAACAGTAGTTGCTACTGTTACTGATACAAATAGATTAGTTTTAAACTGGAAAGGTAAGAAAATAGTTGATATTTCAAGAGATTTCCTAGATACAAATGGAGTTACTCAAGAAACAACTGTTGAAGTTGCTGATATCACTGGAGAAAATCCACTATTAAAAGCTAACTATGAAGGAGAAACATTAAAAGATAGATGGTACAATATGCTTTCATCTTTAAATGTAGCTTCTCAAAAAGGATTAATGGAAATATTTGACGCTACAATCGGAGCTACAACAGTATTAATGCCATTTGGAGGAAAATATCAAATGACTCCAACTGATGTAAGTGTTCAAAAAATACCTCTATTAAAAGGAGAAACAGATACAGCTTCTGCTATTACTTGGGGATATAACCCAGTACTTTCTTCTTGGTCACAATTCCATGGAGGAGCTTATGCAGTAGTTGAATCACTAGCTAAATTAGTTTCTGTTGGAGGAGATTATAAGAGAGTAAGACTTTCATTCCAAGAATACTTCCAAAAACTTGGACAAAACCCTGTAAACTGGGGAAAACCTTTCTCAGCTCTATTAGGAACTATTGAAGCTCAAAGAGGATTTGGAATCCCAGCAATTGGAGGAAAAGACTCTATGAGTGGAACATTTAATGATATTCACGTTCCACCTACATTAATCTCTTTTGCTGTTGCACCAGTAAAAGCAAGTGTAGTAATTTCTCCAGAATTTAAAGAAGCTGGACACAAATTATACTTAGTAAAACACCATATGTTAGACAACTATATGCCTAATATTGAAGAATTAAAAGAAAACTTTGAATTAGTACATGAAAATATAGTAAATGGAACTATCATATCTGCAATGACTCTAAAAAATGGAGGAATAGCTGAAGCAGTAAGTAAAATGACTCTAGGAAACAGAGTTGGAGCTAAGATAGCAGATTTAGGAGAAGATCTATTTAAACTAGGATATGGAACATTTGTAGTTGAAACTACTAAAGAACTTTGTGGAAAAAATGTTGAACTATTAGGGGAAACAATAGCTGAATACAAAGTTGTAGTTGGAGATAAAGAGATAGATATGACAGAGGGAGAAAAAGTTTGGTTAGATAAATTATTCCCAGTATTCCCTCATAAAACAATAGAAAAAGTTGAAAACTATATCTGGACACCTTATGAAAATAAAGAAATAATAGTTTGCAAAAATAAAATAGCTAAACCAAGAGTTTTAGTACCTGCATTCCCAGGAACTAACTGTGAATACGATTCAGCAAGAGTATTTGAAAAAGCTGGAGCAGAAGCAAATATTCTTCCATTTAGAAATATCACTCAAGAGTATATCAATGACTCAATAGAAAAAATGGTAAAAGAGATCAATAATTCACAAATCTTAATGTTCCCAGGAGGATTCAGTTCAGGAGATGAGCCAGATGGTTCAGGTAAATTCATCGCTACTGTACTTACTAACCCTAAGATTGCAGAAGCTATCTCTAAATTCTTAGAAAGAGATGGACTTATCCTTGGTATCTGTAACGGATTCCAAGCTCTAATAAAATCAGGACTTCTACCTTATGGAGAAATTGGAAAAGTTACTGAAAACTCACCTACATTAACATTTAACAAAATAGGTAGACACGTATCTCAAATGGTTAAAACTAAAGTTACTTCTAATAAATCACCATGGTTAGCAGGTGTAGAAGTTGGATCAGAATTTGAAATCGCTGTATCACACGGAGAAGGAAGATTCTTTGCTAATGATGAAGTAATCAAAAAACTATTTGAAAATGGACAAGTTGCTACTCAATATGTAAACCTAGAAGGAGTTCCTACAAATGAATTTAGATTCAACCCTAACGGATCTACTTGTGCAATTGAAGGAATCACTTCACCAGATGGAAAAGTATTTGGTAAAATGGGACACTCAGAAAGATGTGGAAACAACGTATTTAAAAATATAATTGGAAATAAAGATCAAAAAATCTTTGAAAACGGAGTTAAATATTTTAAATAG
- a CDS encoding formate--tetrahydrofolate ligase translates to MKTDIQIAQEAKIVNIMDIAKKIGLGEDDVEQYGKYKAKVDLKVLRDLENKKDGKLVLVTAITPTPAGEGKSTVTVGLTQALNKMGKSSIAALREPSLGPVFGMKGGATGGGYAQVIPMEDINLHFTGDLHAIGVAHNLIAACIDNHINSGNMLDIDITKITWKRVVDMNDRALRDVVIGLGGKANGIPRQSSFQITVASEIMAALCLATSLADLKEKIKNMVFGYARDGRALTVGDLKIQGAVAALLKEAIKPNLVQTLENTPVFIHGGPFANIAHGCNSILATKLALKLSDYAITEAGFAADLGAEKFLDIKCRKGGLTPNCVVIVATVRALKHHGGAKELSEENLEALEKGIANLDKHIENMKKYNLPVVVAINRFVSDTEKELEFIDKHCKAQDVPVALCEVWAKGGEGGMALAQEVLAQLEKGTDNYTPLYDLDLSIKEKIEKIAKEIYGADGVEFVGTAKKMLKTIDDLGYGKLPVCMSKTQKSLSDNAALLGRPTGFTVSIKELRISAGAGFIVAMAGDIIDMPGLPKKPAAESIDIDENGKIEGLF, encoded by the coding sequence GTGAAAACAGATATTCAAATTGCTCAAGAAGCTAAAATAGTAAACATAATGGATATTGCTAAAAAAATTGGACTTGGAGAAGATGATGTTGAACAATATGGTAAGTACAAAGCTAAAGTTGATTTAAAAGTACTTAGAGATCTTGAAAATAAAAAAGATGGTAAATTAGTACTTGTTACAGCTATTACACCTACTCCAGCAGGAGAGGGAAAATCAACTGTAACTGTTGGTCTTACACAAGCTCTTAATAAAATGGGAAAATCATCTATAGCAGCTCTTAGAGAACCATCATTAGGACCTGTTTTTGGAATGAAAGGTGGAGCAACTGGTGGAGGATATGCACAAGTTATACCAATGGAAGATATTAACCTTCATTTTACTGGAGATCTTCATGCTATTGGAGTAGCTCACAACCTTATAGCTGCTTGTATAGATAACCATATCAATTCTGGAAATATGCTAGATATTGATATTACTAAAATTACTTGGAAAAGAGTAGTAGACATGAACGACAGAGCTTTAAGAGATGTTGTAATCGGACTTGGAGGAAAAGCAAATGGAATTCCTAGACAAAGTTCATTCCAAATCACAGTTGCATCTGAAATCATGGCAGCTCTATGCTTAGCTACATCATTAGCTGACCTTAAAGAAAAAATTAAAAATATGGTATTTGGATATGCTAGAGACGGAAGAGCATTAACAGTAGGAGATCTAAAAATTCAAGGAGCAGTTGCAGCACTATTAAAAGAAGCTATCAAACCTAACCTTGTTCAAACATTAGAAAATACTCCAGTATTTATTCATGGAGGACCTTTTGCTAATATAGCTCATGGATGTAACTCAATTCTAGCTACAAAATTAGCTCTTAAACTTTCAGATTATGCTATTACAGAAGCTGGATTTGCTGCTGATCTTGGAGCAGAAAAATTCCTAGATATCAAATGTAGAAAAGGTGGACTTACTCCTAATTGTGTAGTAATAGTTGCTACTGTAAGAGCATTAAAACACCACGGTGGAGCTAAAGAACTTTCTGAAGAAAACTTAGAAGCATTAGAAAAAGGAATTGCAAACTTAGATAAACATATTGAAAATATGAAAAAATACAATCTACCAGTAGTAGTAGCTATCAATAGATTTGTAAGTGATACTGAAAAAGAACTTGAATTTATAGATAAACATTGTAAAGCTCAAGATGTACCAGTTGCTCTTTGTGAAGTATGGGCAAAAGGTGGAGAAGGTGGAATGGCACTTGCTCAAGAAGTTTTAGCTCAACTTGAAAAAGGAACTGATAACTATACTCCACTATATGATTTAGATCTATCTATTAAAGAAAAAATTGAAAAAATAGCTAAAGAGATCTATGGAGCAGATGGAGTAGAATTTGTTGGAACAGCTAAGAAAATGTTAAAAACAATAGATGATCTTGGATATGGAAAACTTCCAGTATGTATGTCAAAAACTCAAAAATCACTTTCTGATAATGCAGCACTACTAGGAAGACCAACAGGATTTACTGTATCAATAAAAGAATTAAGAATATCTGCTGGAGCTGGATTTATAGTAGCAATGGCTGGAGATATTATTGATATGCCAGGACTACCTAAAAAACCTGCTGCTGAATCAATAGATATTGATGAAAATGGTAAGATAGAAGGATTATTCTAA